A genomic region of Azoarcus sp. KH32C contains the following coding sequences:
- a CDS encoding methyl-accepting chemotaxis protein, with protein MNTLLRPATWLSARLSFRWKLLATFLLFALPLAAVTALFVRDALQSIAHIERQRAALALQMPTLQLVRSVQDRYAAVLAAAHGDSSLQTLASRATKDFERIAPGVFADPAAADAGSAIMQKWRALGALPADDADAVRDAHEELLAQLFALREDIVDHGELSLNDEVLTQGLADLFNGQLVPLVRNLGQARNVGVGIVARKKISMSQREAMGLVRGSFDSLLTWMDGSTTKATRLDPALQPALVEPLQALNLATLGIQEYLTTKLINTTDFDIAPADFHAKGTLALDAGIEFAGKLLPALDRRMLEREERTRATFLWTLIGFALGTALVGYLFAGAYSSILRSVRELEQAAHAMADGDLRTRVAVRTRDEIGHVGRAFNTMAESFSRLIGQVIDAAGETQGAANELTRQVAQVTTASARQSDAAAQSSSAVQELAVSFQQVAAHAQDTNRIASRAAELSSEGRGIADRAATDMQQIVADIATTVQAVLSLEERSRNVDQVVRVIAEIAEQTNLLALNAAIEAARAGEVGRGFAVVADEVRKLADRTGNSTREIAGTIREMREQIHAVALGIRQGSDRVNTSSEIIGRITGALASIHDEVTRSATLVGEIVVATQAQTEAGNDIARSIENMSAMADENHGTAQKTSTAIEDLRELAGKLRGAVSGLNV; from the coding sequence CTCTTCGCGCTGCCGCTGGCAGCCGTGACCGCACTGTTCGTCCGCGACGCCCTTCAGTCGATCGCGCACATCGAGCGGCAACGCGCCGCACTCGCGCTGCAGATGCCGACGCTGCAGCTCGTCCGCAGCGTGCAGGACCGCTACGCGGCGGTGCTCGCGGCTGCCCATGGCGACAGCTCGCTGCAGACGCTGGCCTCGCGCGCGACGAAGGACTTCGAACGCATCGCGCCCGGCGTCTTCGCCGATCCCGCAGCCGCGGACGCTGGCTCCGCCATCATGCAGAAATGGCGCGCACTTGGCGCACTGCCGGCCGACGACGCGGACGCCGTGCGCGACGCCCACGAGGAACTCCTTGCCCAACTTTTCGCGCTGCGCGAAGACATTGTCGACCACGGCGAGCTGAGTCTCAATGACGAAGTGCTCACGCAGGGGCTCGCCGACCTCTTCAACGGCCAGCTCGTACCGCTCGTGCGCAACCTCGGCCAGGCGCGCAACGTCGGTGTGGGCATCGTCGCGCGCAAGAAGATCAGCATGTCGCAGCGCGAAGCGATGGGCCTCGTGCGCGGCAGCTTCGATTCGCTGTTGACGTGGATGGACGGCAGCACCACCAAGGCGACCCGGCTCGACCCGGCCCTCCAGCCGGCACTCGTCGAACCGCTCCAGGCACTCAACCTCGCGACCCTCGGCATTCAGGAATACCTCACGACCAAGCTCATCAACACCACCGACTTCGACATCGCTCCGGCCGACTTCCACGCGAAAGGCACGCTCGCGCTCGACGCCGGCATCGAGTTCGCCGGCAAACTGCTGCCCGCCCTCGACCGGAGGATGCTCGAACGCGAAGAGCGCACCCGCGCGACCTTCCTGTGGACCTTGATCGGATTTGCGCTCGGCACGGCGCTGGTCGGCTACCTCTTTGCCGGCGCCTACTCGTCGATCCTGCGGTCCGTGCGCGAGCTCGAGCAGGCCGCCCACGCGATGGCCGACGGCGACCTGCGCACCCGCGTCGCCGTCCGCACGCGCGACGAGATCGGCCACGTCGGCCGTGCCTTCAACACCATGGCCGAGAGCTTCTCGCGCCTGATCGGCCAGGTCATCGACGCCGCCGGCGAAACCCAAGGCGCAGCGAACGAACTCACGCGCCAGGTCGCGCAGGTCACCACCGCGTCGGCACGGCAGAGCGATGCCGCGGCCCAGTCTTCGAGCGCCGTGCAGGAGCTCGCGGTAAGCTTCCAGCAGGTCGCCGCACATGCGCAGGACACGAACCGCATCGCCAGCCGCGCTGCCGAGCTGTCGTCCGAAGGCCGCGGCATCGCCGACCGGGCGGCAACAGACATGCAGCAGATCGTCGCCGACATCGCCACCACCGTGCAGGCCGTGCTCTCGCTCGAAGAGCGTTCGCGCAACGTCGATCAGGTCGTGCGTGTAATTGCCGAGATCGCCGAACAAACCAACCTCCTCGCCCTCAATGCCGCCATCGAAGCCGCCCGCGCCGGAGAAGTCGGACGCGGATTCGCCGTCGTCGCCGACGAAGTGCGCAAGCTCGCCGACCGCACCGGCAACTCGACGCGCGAGATCGCCGGCACGATCCGCGAGATGCGCGAACAGATCCATGCCGTCGCGCTCGGCATCCGCCAGGGCAGCGACCGCGTCAATACCAGTTCCGAGATCATCGGGCGCATCACTGGCGCACTCGCGTCCATCCACGACGAAGTCACCCGCTCCGCCACGCTCGTCGGCGAGATCGTCGTCGCCACCCAGGCCCAGACCGAAGCCGGCAATGACATCGCCCGCAGCATCGAAAACATGTCCGCGATGGCCGACGAAAACCACGGCACGGCGCAGAAGACCTCGACCGCGATCGAGGACCTGCGCGAGCTCGCCGGCAAGCTGCGCGGCGCCGTCTCCGGACTGAACGTCTGA